One Longimicrobiales bacterium DNA segment encodes these proteins:
- a CDS encoding M20/M25/M40 family metallo-hydrolase gives MQKIGMRSGVTTLLLSFLLAGQVQAQLSPERIQALVDSDAVPAIEMFREYLGLPNDGHFPEDIDRLLTWLERAFTDRGFTAERLETEGNRLLFVERRVANPSATVLVYLQSDGQPVDPSAWNQESAYLAALKEEGADGSFEEISWDALQAGIDEDWRIYARSASDSKGPNIQFLKALDVMAAAGVEPDYDIKVIIDTMEEMGSPVLPAAIERYSEKLAADMLIIFDGPPHYSGRPSLKFGARGISSFTLTTYGPRVPQHSGHYGNFAPNPGIRLAQILASMKSNEGRVTIPGFYDGIEIDAATRRILDAVPDDQREVMARLGIAEIDAVAGSLQEAVQWPSLNIRGLQSGWVGEQVRTIVPATATAEVDVRLVRETDGWRLLGLIEDHIKELGYHIIKDRDPTEEERQTEGRLARFDARVSYDAFRTDFDSEPGLWLSAGLVNLFGEEPVKIRTSGGSIPISPFVSTLGIPAVTVPTVNPDNNQHSPNENLRVGSFLEGIAIATAVLSQPLRPFVLVH, from the coding sequence GTGCAGAAAATTGGGATGCGTAGCGGTGTGACGACCCTGCTTCTTTCTTTCTTGCTCGCTGGCCAGGTCCAGGCGCAACTCTCTCCCGAGCGCATTCAGGCGCTGGTCGACTCGGACGCGGTGCCCGCCATCGAGATGTTCCGGGAGTACCTCGGGCTTCCGAACGATGGACACTTCCCGGAAGACATCGATCGGCTGCTCACCTGGCTCGAGCGCGCGTTCACGGACCGGGGGTTTACCGCTGAGCGGCTCGAGACCGAGGGCAATCGGCTGCTTTTCGTGGAGCGCCGGGTTGCGAATCCATCTGCCACGGTTTTGGTGTACCTCCAGTCGGACGGACAGCCCGTGGACCCCTCGGCGTGGAATCAGGAGAGTGCCTACCTGGCCGCGTTGAAGGAGGAGGGCGCTGACGGGTCGTTCGAAGAAATCTCCTGGGACGCCTTGCAGGCGGGCATCGACGAAGACTGGCGCATTTATGCTCGATCGGCCTCGGACTCTAAGGGACCCAACATTCAGTTCCTCAAGGCGCTGGACGTCATGGCTGCTGCGGGCGTCGAGCCCGACTACGACATCAAGGTCATCATCGACACGATGGAGGAGATGGGATCACCGGTGCTGCCCGCGGCGATCGAGAGATACTCTGAAAAACTCGCAGCCGACATGCTGATCATCTTCGACGGGCCACCCCACTATTCTGGGCGGCCGTCGCTCAAGTTCGGCGCCCGGGGCATCTCGAGCTTCACACTGACTACCTATGGTCCCCGTGTCCCGCAGCACAGTGGGCACTATGGGAACTTCGCGCCTAATCCGGGCATTCGACTCGCCCAGATCTTGGCTTCGATGAAGTCCAACGAGGGCCGAGTCACCATTCCCGGTTTCTATGATGGAATCGAAATCGATGCGGCGACCCGTCGGATCCTAGATGCGGTTCCTGACGATCAGCGAGAAGTCATGGCTCGCTTAGGGATTGCTGAGATCGACGCAGTCGCGGGCAGCCTCCAGGAAGCTGTCCAGTGGCCGTCGCTGAATATCAGAGGCCTTCAGTCCGGATGGGTTGGAGAACAGGTCAGAACGATCGTGCCAGCTACCGCGACGGCTGAGGTCGACGTTCGGCTCGTGCGGGAGACTGATGGGTGGAGGCTCTTGGGCCTGATTGAGGACCACATCAAGGAACTCGGCTATCACATCATCAAAGACCGTGACCCCACAGAGGAGGAGCGGCAGACTGAGGGGCGACTCGCACGCTTCGACGCCCGTGTGTCGTATGACGCCTTCCGCACCGACTTCGACTCCGAGCCCGGACTCTGGCTGAGCGCCGGTCTCGTGAACTTGTTTGGGGAAGAACCGGTGAAGATTCGCACGAGCGGCGGATCGATTCCGATTTCTCCGTTCGTGTCGACACTCGGGATTCCCGCGGTCACAGTCCCGACGGTCAACCCGGACAACAACCAACACAGCCCGAATGAGAACCTACGGGTTGGGAGCTTCCTAGAGGGGATTGCGATCGCGACTGCCGTGCTCAGTCAGCCCCTTCGTCCGTTCGTGTTGGTGCATTGA
- the rplS gene encoding 50S ribosomal protein L19 produces the protein MSDVIKEIEKELLRDDLPEFAPGDTIKVLYLVREGAKERVQAFEGVCIARKHGGLDETFTVRKIASGVGVERIFPLQAPTVSGIEVVRRGRVRRAKLYYLRGRRGKSARIPEKRTVR, from the coding sequence ATGTCCGATGTGATCAAAGAAATCGAAAAAGAGCTACTCCGGGACGACCTCCCCGAGTTCGCACCTGGTGACACTATCAAGGTGCTTTATCTCGTCCGTGAGGGGGCCAAAGAGCGCGTCCAGGCGTTCGAGGGTGTGTGCATAGCTCGCAAGCACGGTGGGCTCGATGAGACCTTCACCGTTCGCAAGATCGCCAGTGGTGTAGGTGTGGAGCGTATCTTCCCGCTACAGGCCCCCACAGTATCTGGCATCGAAGTGGTTCGCCGTGGCCGAGTCCGCCGCGCGAAGCTCTACTACCTCCGGGGCCGTCGTGGTAAGTCCGCCAGGATCCCAGAGAAGCGCACCGTTCGCTGA
- a CDS encoding M20/M25/M40 family metallo-hydrolase, translating into MRILRIPILIMIALAAACGGGEGEVEEAAVGLADTDQSRAERLESLLSTLAADSMEGRRTGTEGAAKAARFLAAELERYGVEPAGDDGYFQTVPMARVEIRGRERLTIASATIDFDTISADRILDTEVNVVGIIRGADPEVAGEAVILGAHFDHVGIGQPVDGDSIYNGADDDGSGTVAVLEIARDIIESGTAPRRTIIILLSTAEEMGLLGTRYYIDNPVIPMEQTVADLQIEMIGRPDSLSGGFGKGWLTGFERTTMGDQLSAAGSPIVADTRLDQNFFFRSDNIAFARLGIPAHTLSSFNMHTDYHQPSDEVAMVDFGHMAALVDAAVEAVRFLADGPKPAWKEGGMEGLGN; encoded by the coding sequence ATGCGCATTCTACGGATTCCCATCCTAATCATGATCGCCCTCGCGGCTGCCTGTGGAGGCGGAGAAGGAGAAGTCGAGGAAGCAGCGGTCGGCCTCGCCGACACGGATCAATCGAGGGCCGAGCGGCTTGAGAGCCTCCTCTCCACACTGGCCGCCGATTCTATGGAAGGGCGTCGCACCGGAACGGAAGGCGCTGCTAAGGCGGCTCGCTTCCTAGCCGCTGAGCTCGAGCGTTACGGCGTGGAGCCAGCCGGCGACGATGGGTACTTCCAGACGGTGCCCATGGCACGAGTGGAGATTCGCGGTCGCGAGCGTCTGACTATTGCATCTGCGACCATCGACTTCGACACGATTTCTGCGGACAGGATCTTGGACACCGAGGTCAACGTCGTCGGCATCATTCGCGGCGCGGACCCCGAAGTCGCGGGAGAAGCCGTGATCCTAGGAGCTCACTTCGACCACGTCGGCATAGGTCAGCCGGTCGATGGTGATTCGATATACAACGGAGCCGACGACGACGGATCTGGAACCGTCGCGGTGCTGGAGATCGCCCGGGACATCATCGAGAGCGGCACCGCACCCCGCCGGACCATCATCATCTTGCTCAGCACGGCAGAAGAGATGGGTCTGCTCGGGACGCGTTACTACATCGACAACCCTGTGATCCCGATGGAGCAGACCGTCGCGGATCTTCAGATCGAGATGATCGGGCGTCCCGACTCATTATCGGGCGGCTTTGGGAAGGGTTGGCTGACGGGCTTCGAGCGCACCACGATGGGCGACCAGCTCAGTGCCGCTGGATCTCCGATCGTCGCAGACACCCGCCTCGACCAGAATTTCTTCTTTCGCAGCGACAACATCGCGTTTGCGCGCCTGGGTATCCCCGCGCACACCCTGTCGTCGTTCAATATGCATACCGACTACCATCAGCCGTCCGACGAGGTAGCGATGGTCGACTTCGGGCACATGGCGGCCCTGGTAGACGCCGCGGTGGAGGCGGTCCGTTTCCTCGCCGATGGGCCGAAGCCGGCATGGAAAGAAGGCGGAATGGAAGGACTGGGGAACTGA
- a CDS encoding ribonuclease HII: MKPDSARLPRPQDLLEYERRFWGRGLFMAGVDEAGRGPLAGPVVAAAVILPAGVSVDGADDSKQLSAQTREELYGAITSAALAFGVGAASVHEIDRRNILRATTVAMQRALDALDAQPDHIVVDGLPVKHLGREHDAVVGGDGIVHSIGCASILAKVVRDRLMQRLALRYPGYGWERNMGYGTAEHRAAIDELGLTPHHRLTFTGLQYALEL, encoded by the coding sequence ATGAAGCCGGACTCTGCAAGGTTACCGCGGCCCCAGGACTTGCTCGAATACGAGCGTCGGTTCTGGGGCCGCGGTCTTTTTATGGCGGGTGTCGATGAGGCGGGCCGAGGTCCGCTTGCTGGCCCGGTAGTCGCGGCGGCGGTGATTCTCCCGGCAGGTGTCTCCGTCGATGGCGCGGACGATTCCAAACAGCTGAGTGCCCAGACACGGGAGGAACTCTACGGGGCCATTACCAGCGCGGCGCTCGCTTTCGGCGTCGGAGCTGCATCCGTTCATGAGATCGATCGGCGCAACATCCTCCGGGCGACGACCGTCGCGATGCAGCGTGCGTTGGATGCCCTTGATGCGCAGCCCGATCACATCGTCGTGGACGGCCTGCCCGTGAAACACTTAGGTAGAGAGCACGACGCTGTCGTGGGCGGAGACGGGATCGTGCACAGCATCGGGTGCGCATCGATCCTCGCGAAGGTCGTGCGGGATCGGCTCATGCAGCGCCTGGCGCTCCGCTATCCCGGGTACGGCTGGGAGCGCAACATGGGCTATGGCACGGCGGAACACCGTGCTGCGATCGATGAGCTCGGCCTCACGCCTCATCATCGTCTTACATTTACAGGGCTGCAGTACGCATTAGAACTGTGA